A genomic segment from Bombus affinis isolate iyBomAffi1 chromosome 13, iyBomAffi1.2, whole genome shotgun sequence encodes:
- the LOC126923359 gene encoding vacuolar protein sorting-associated protein 41 homolog isoform X1, with translation MENTSNKEEQNNQNDSDSEVDEVEPRLKYVRVRNDLEHILQNDAASCIAVHPKFLCLGSHWGMIHLLDHQGNNIQSKSLQAHTVAVNQISIDHNGDFIASCSDDGKVFIYGLYSTENNHNMSMGRLVKSIAIDPNYYKSCSGRRFITGDDKLVLYEKTFLSRMKLTVLCDAEGGVRSIAWIGHFVAWASDTGVRIYDLNAKCSLGLIKWTRSTDALPEHYRCNLRWSDDRTLLIGWVDIVRICQIRKRSIQEMVNRDLPEFVVDPVSTFQVDFYISGIAPLENQLVLLGCLKELDEDGKSQRPTLHVVEPKYHDFTLVCANSLTLRGYKEYSCNDYHLDCLKEENRFFIVSPKDIVVASLYDADDRIEWLLSHGKFEQALEAVTLDNGKDCKKYTFVYVGRIYLDHLLACGKYDEAGKLCSKILGKDKKLWEEEVYKFARVHQLRSISSYLPRGDVTLDPLIYEMVLYEYLKMDPDGFLQLVKEWSPKLYKVAAVVNGVLEHLIVDNQRQNVLLEALAILYIHDEKYDKALAMYLKLRHKDVFQLIKKYHLYNTVYDMIEGLMDLDAERAIQFFLEKDAVPSDIVVQKLQHNHRYLYLYLDELNKKDTEDKYHGLLVQLYANYSRDKLLPLLRRSNNYPIQQALDICSQRKFYPEMVYLLGRIGNTSEALALMTRELNDMQSAIAFCQEHDDEELWNDLIIYSLDKPKAITFLLQKIGTYVDPRLMVQRIEPSLEIPGLKKALVKMMCDYNLQVSVQEGCRKMLSNDYFNLHERLVKCYQKGIFIDDDQMCGACHRKIIVREPRNLVVFYCKHSFHEDCLPNFEVVENCVICNSQKDISPSRK, from the exons ATGGAAAATACCTCGAATAAG gaAGAACAGAATAATCAGAATGATTCAGACTCTGAGGTAGACGAGGTAGAACCTAGACTCAAATACGTCAGAGTACGAAATGATTTAGAACATATATTACAAAATGATGCAGCTAGTTGCATTGCAGTACATCCTAAG TTCCTATGTCTGGGTTCACACTGGGGTATGATACATCTTTTAGATCATCAAGGAAATAATATACAGTCTAAAAGTTTACAAGCACATACAGTTGCTGTCAATCAGATTTCTATAGATCATAATGGAGATTTCATTGCATCCTGTAGTGATGATGGAAAAGTTTTTATATATGGTCTTTATAGCACAGAGAATAATCATAACATGAGCATGGGTAGATTAGTTAAAAGTATAGCTATAGAtccaaattattataaaagttgTAGCGGAAGAAGATTTATTACAG GGGATGATAAATTGGTTTTGTATGAAAAAACATTTTTATCCAGAATGAAACTAACTGTATTGTGCGATGCGGAAGGAGGAGTAAGATCAATTGCATGGATTGGACATTTTGTGGCTTGGGCATCTGATACTGGTGTCAGAATCTATGATTTAAATGCCAAATGTTCATTAGGTCTCATTAAGTGGACTAGATCTACTGA TGCATTACCAGAACACTACAGATGTAATCTTCGATGGTCAGATGATAGAACATTATTAATTGGTTGGGTTGACATAGTACGAATTTGTCAAATTAGAAAGAGGTCGATACAGGAAATGGTTAACAGAGACCTACCGGAATTTGTGGTAGATCCAG TTTCAACTTTCCAAGTGGACTTTTACATTTCCGGTATTGCACCTTTAGAAAATCAGTTAGTATTACTAGGTTGCTTGAAAGAATTGGATGAAGATGGAAAGAGTCAGAGGCCCACATTACATGTTGTTGAACCAAAGTATCATGATTTTACTCTTGTGTGTGCAAATTCACTTACACTTCGTGGTTATAAAGAATACAGTTGTAATGATTATCATTTAGACTGTTTGAAAGAGGAAAACAG GTTTTTTATTGTCAGTCCAAAAGATATTGTTGTAGCCAGTTTATATGATGCGGATGACAGAATTGAGTGGCTATTGAGTCATGGAAAATTCGAACAAGCATTAGAGGCAGTAACATTAGATAATGGCAAAGATTGTAAGAAGTACACTTTTGTTTATGTTGGCCGTATATACTTAGATCATTTGTTAGCTTGTGGAAAATATGATGAAGCAGGAAAACTCTGCTCTAAAATTTTAGGAAAGGATAAAAAATTATGGGAGGAAGAA GTATATAAATTTGCAAGAGTTCACCAACTGAGGTCTATTTCTTCTTATCTCCCAAGAGGCGATGTCACGTTAGATCCATTGATTTACGAAATGGTCCTttatgaatatttgaaaatggATCCTGATGGATTTCTTCAACTAGTCAAAGAATGGTCTCCTAAATTATATAAAGTTGCAGCTGTTGTAAATGGTGTTTTGGAACATCTTATCGTTGATAATCAACGACAAAATGTACTGTTAGAAGCTTTAGCTATTCTATatattcatgatgaaaaatatgataaagcGTTAGCCATGTATTTAAAATTGAGACATAAGGATGTATTTCAGCTTATTAAAAAATACCATCTGTATAATACCGTTTACGACATGATAGAAGGTTTAATGGATCTAGATGCAGAACGTgctatacaattttttttagaaaaggaTGCAGTACCATCtgatatcgttgtacaaaaatTGCAGCATAATCATCGATATTTATACTTG TATTTAgatgaattaaataaaaaagatacaGAAGATAAATATCATGGATTGTTAGTCCAGCTTTATGCTAATTATTCAAGAGATAAATTGTTACCTCTCCTACGCCGTTCTAATAATTATCCAATACAACAAGCACTAGATATCTGTAGTCAGCGAAAATTTTATCCAGAAATGGTATATCTACTTGGTAGAATTGGAAACACTTCTGAAGCTTTAGCACTTATGACTCGAGAATTAAACGATATGCAGAGTGCGATCGCATTTTGCCAAGAACACGATGACGAAGAACTGTGGaatgatttgattatttattctCTGGATAAGCCCa AGGCTATTACATTTTTGTTGCAAAAAATAGGCACATATGTCGATCCTAGACTTATGGTACAAAGAATAGAACCATCTTTAGAAATTCCTGGTTTAAAGAAAGCTTTAGTTAAGATGATGTGTGACTACAATCTCCAAGTGTCAGTACAAGAAGGATGTAGAAAAATGTTATCCAATGATTATTTCAATTTACATGAAAGACTAGTTAAATGTTATCAAAAAGGGATATTTATAGATG ATGACCAAATGTGTGGAGCTTGCCATAGGAAAATAATTGTAAGAG AACCAAGGAATCTAGTTGTATTTTATTGTAAACATTCGTTTCATGAAGATTGTCTACCAAATTTCGAGGTAGTG gaaaattgtGTTATATGTAACTCGCAAAAAGATATATCTCCTAGCAGAAAATGA
- the LOC126923375 gene encoding EP300-interacting inhibitor of differentiation 3, with product MSRNSNNCNDSTLSTRSPQQRKEILRRIITRAQSLQDAVNADTIHTLELCMEETDNINSETTLEEKVHNQEEVLMDSEMMSISSNILKQCTRSLTKFVCSYNQAEFAEKLVEYMKKRSDITLETPDWSFLESQVTKCFKRTPHYTTLLGTLVPLEKKEINKRKPTVREAQAQIKKPDKVVAVEKEEESAEQTVKMNKIISKYYKTYSKPLDFFKLILHPNDFGKTIQNILQMSFLVRDGRVIVTKDESGILVVQPCSRDMTTEVMAGKRSNIQNVIYLNMEQWKILRDTYRLKKPMIKSDTET from the exons ATGTCCAGAAATAGTAACAATTGTAACGACAGCACGTTATCTACACGATCACCACAACAACGCAAAGAGATTCTAAGGAGGATTATAACTAGAGCACAATCTCTAC AAGATGCAGTTAATGCTGATACTATACACACTTTGGAATTATGTATGGAAGAGACAGATAATATAAACTCTGAAACAACTTTAGAAGAAAAGG TGCATAATCAAGAAGAGGTATTAATGGATTCAGAAATGATGAGCATATCTTCTAACATTTTAAAACAATGTACAAGATCTTTGACAAAATTTGTATGTTCATATAATCAAGCAGAATTTGCTGAAAAATTG gtGGAATATATGAAGAAACGTTCTGATATTACATTAGAAACACCAGATTGGTCATTTCTAGAATCACAAGTTACAAAATGTTTTAAAAGAACACCACATTATACCACATTATTAg GTACTTTGGTACCATTAGAAAAGAAGGAAATTAACAAAAGAAAACCAACAGTTAGAGAAGCTCAAGCACAAATAAAAAAACCAGATAAAGTAGTGGCAgttgaaaaggaagaagaaagtgCAGAACAAACTGTAAAAATGAACAAAATCAtctctaaatattataaaaccTACTCCAAACCTcttgatttttttaaattaattttacatcCAAATGATTTTGGAAAAactattcaaaatattttacaaatgtcCTTCCTTGTCCGAGATGGAAGGGTAATAGTAACAAAAG ATGAATCTGGAATACTTGTTGTTCAACCCTGCTCTAGAGACATGACAACTGAAGTAATGGCAGGAAAAAGGTCTAACATTCAAAACGTGATATATCTAAACATGGAACAATGGAAG atTTTAAGGGACACTTATCGATTAAAAAAACCAATGATTAAATCTGATACTGaaacataa
- the LOC126923666 gene encoding ciliogenesis-associated TTC17-interacting protein-like: MSNTEEILCKLFDIRDWIPEFSIDDVNQADLCFRETLIISLKNEPMKETEPIGGYCILVESIGPKAREFLVHVQSSMYIDGHFGGSKIISSATSKFHCLEEKRTEFVYEDGLHEKTIFIGIEENCYSVKLTRTCLCDKSTETKDLSFCTNSNLISEGVNILLMRYLALINYEGTLVFESISIDGDLAESNYICIPAERMELDGHYLDVYTIERKICKEDGTIHTIRTYLTPEARILRHNWLDVPYVLKINPLADPDIRNKTIKIETPLRDCWMEDIEMFSKYLDMKFFKIAEQTEYLADHPEVRQLIADYVQTLLVGNHLFNWGNIVPILLKQVKCTVFYDNILMLLINYWSPQ, from the exons ATGTCGAATACAGAAGAAATTTTATGTAAACTATTTGACATTCGAGATTGGATCCCTGAATTTTCAATTG ACGATGTAAATCAAGCAGATTTATGTTTCCGGGAGACcttaataatttctttaaaaaatgaacCTATGAAGGAGACGGAACCAATAGGCGGTTATTGTATTCTGGTAGAATCCATCGGGCCCAAGGCTCGAGAATTTTTAGTGCATGTGCAATCTTCGATGTATATTGATGGTCATTTCGGTGGGTCAAAAATTATTAGTTCGGCAACATCAAAATTCCACTGCCTGGAAGAAAAAAGGACAGA ATTCGTATACGAAGATGGACTGCAtgaaaaaacaatttttataggCATTGAAGAGAATTGTTACTCTGTAAAATTGACACGCACTTGTCTGTGCGATAAATCTACTGAAACTAAAGATTTATCCTTTTGCACTAACAGCAATCTAATAAGTGAAGGAGTAAATATATTACTTATGCGATATTTGGCGCTTATAAATTATGAGGGAACATTAGTTTTTGAAAGCATTTCTATAGATGGAGATCTTGCTGAATCCAACTAT ATATGTATTCCTGCTGAACGTATGGAATTAGATGGACATTATTTAGATGTTTATACGATCGAACGTAAAATATGCAAAGAAGATGGAACTATTCATACTATAAGAACTTATTTAACTCCGGAAGCTAGAATACTCCGACATAATTGGTTGGATGTGCCATATGTATTGAAAATTAATCCATTAGCTGATCCAGATATccgaaataaaacaataaaaatagaaaCGCCTCTAAGAGATTGCTGGATGGAAGATATTGAAATGTTTTCTAAATATTTAGATATGAAA TTTTTCAAAATTGCTGAACAAACAGAATATTTAGCTGACCATCCAGAAGTAAGGCAATTGATCGCGGATTACGTTCAAACACTATTAGTTGGTAATCATCTTTTTAACTGGGGAAACATTGTACCAATACTTCTCAAACAGGTCAAATGCACAGTATTTTATGATAATATATTAATGTTACTTATAAATTACTGGTCTCCACAGTAA
- the LOC126923379 gene encoding protein FAM136A-like, whose translation MVEEQQKRVEEHTSKIVEEIDKSMRKMKGDAYRCAAICCDNETYSIQRVQNCVKNCNNSLDQAQEYAREELERVQNRLQRCVMDCNDRIKDAAGPNPSQRDLEKYSEIFDKCVTKCVDNYCETLPTLQKTMKNVLSEKKYQQ comes from the exons ATGGTTGAAGAACAACAGAAACGAGTCGAAGAACATACTAGCAAAATAGTCGAAGAAATTGATAAATCAATGAGAAAAATGAAG GGTGATGCATATAGATGTGCTGCAATTTGTTGTGATAATGAGACCTATAGTATACAACGAGTACAGAACTGTGTaaaaaattgcaataattcACTGGATCAAGCTCAAGAATATGCTAGAGAAGAACTGGAAAGAGTTCAA aatCGATTACAAAGGTGTGTTATGGATTGTAATGACAGAATAAAAGATGCGGCAGGTCCAAATCCATCACAGCGTGATTTGGAAAAATATAGTGAAATATTTGATAAGTGTGTAACAAAATGTGTAGATAATTATTGTGAAACATTACCTACCTTACAAAAAACAATGAAGAATGTTTTATCTGAGAAGAAATATCAACAGTAA
- the LOC126923673 gene encoding uncharacterized protein LOC126923673, whose translation MTWETSTLKEDYDSSVTSQLAEKKLDTFCGICGFYVDYTTLKKFSSTSFTEECHEMKANTLNYITKTSSLLKYSNNTVPDQEKFDVSTPTNSMPDILPQLKRTCDQCQAITQVCGDHKSYSICPGCLKVFKICTKCATIDQILQKLK comes from the exons ATGACCTGGGAGACCAGTACATTGAAAGAAGATTATGATAGTAGTGTAACATCACAGCTAGCAGAAAAGAAGTTGGATACATTTTGTGGTATCTGTGGATTTTATGTAGATTATACCACATTGAAGAAATTTTCTTCCACATCTTTTACAGAGGAATGTCATGAGATGAAGGCAAATACTTTGAATTATATAACGAAGACAAgctcattattaaaat ATTCAAATAATACTGTACCTGATCAAGAAAAATTTGATGTATCTACTCCAACAAATTCTATGCCTGATATCTTACCACAATTAAAGAGAACTTGTGATCAATGTCAAGCTATTACTCAAGTTTGTGGAGATCATAAA TCTTATTCGATATGTCCAGGATGTCTTAAAGTATTCAAAATATGTACTAAATGTGCTACTATTGATCAAATACTACAAAagctaaaataa
- the LOC126923367 gene encoding ATP synthase subunit beta, mitochondrial — MLNAVSKAAAGALRAVKPTLLQNEVARISGSLSVNSRDYAKAAGSKAGAQGKVVAVIGAVVDVQFDDDLPPILNALEVQNRTPRLVLEVAQHLGENTVRTIAMDGTEGLVRGQTVLDSGYPIRIPVGAETLGRIINVIGEPIDERGPIPTDKLAAIHADAPEFVEMSVEQEILVTGIKVVDLLAPYAKGGKIGLFGGAGVGKTVLIMELINNVAKAHGGYSVFAGVGERTREGNDLYHEMIESGVISLKDKTSKVALVYGQMNEPPGARARVALTGLTVAEYFRDQEGQDVLLFIDNIFRFTQAGSEVSALLGRIPSAVGYQPTLATDMGSMQERITTTRKGSITSVQAIYVPADDLTDPAPATTFAHLDATTVLSRAIAELGIYPAVDPLDSTSRIMDPNIIGAEHYSVARGVQKILQDYKSLQDIIAILGMDELSEEDKLTVARARKIQRFLSQPFQVAEVFTGHPGKLVPLEETIKGFKKILGGEYDHLPEVAFYMVGPIEEVVAKAESLAK, encoded by the exons ATGTTGAACGCCGTGTCGAAAGCAGCTGCTGGCGCCTTAAGGGCCGTCAAACCCACTCTTCTTCAAAATGAAGTTGCTAGAATCTCTGGGTCATTATCAGTAAATA GCAGAGATTATGCAAAGGCTGCAGGATCTAAGGCTGGTGCACAAGGAAAAGTTGTTGCTGTCATTGGTGCAGTTGTTGATGTACAATTTGATGATGACCTCCCTCCAATTCTTAATGCTTTGGAAGTCCAAAATCGTACCCCCAGGCTGGTACTTGAAGTAGCTCAGCATTTGGGAGAGAACACAGTGCGCACTATTGCTATGGATG GTACTGAAGGTCTGGTTCGTGGACAAACTGTCCTGGATTCTGGATATCCAATTCGTATTCCAGTTGGTGCTGAGACACTAGGTCGCATTATTAATGTTATTGGTGAACCAATTGATGAACGTGGACCTATTCCTACTGACAAACTTGCCGCCATCCATGCAGACGCTCCTGAATTCGTAGAAATGTCTGTTGAACAGGAGATTTTAGTAACTGGAATAAAAGTCGTAGATCTTCTTGCTCCTTATGCCAAGGGAGGAAAAATtg GTTTGTTTGGCGGTGCCGGGGTCGGGAAAACTGTATTGATTATGGAACTGATTAATAATGTAGCAAAGGCCCATGGTGGTTATTCCGTGTTCGCCGGTGTAGGTGAACGAACCCGTGAAGGCAATGACTTGTATCATGAAATGATTGAATCTGGTGTCATTTCATTGAAAGATAAAACCTCCAAAGTAGCTCTGGTATATGGTCAAATGAACGAACCGCCAGGCGCTCGTGCTCGTGTTGCTTTAACTGGTTTAACCGTTGCCGAATACTTCCGAGATCAAGAAGGACAGGATGTATTATTGTTCATTGATAACATCTTCCGGTTTACTCAAGCTGGTTCTGAA GTGTCGGCCTTGTTAGGTCGTATTCCTTCCGCTGTAGGTTATCAGCCAACATTGGCAACTGATATGGGTAGCATGCAGGAGCGTATTACGACGACAAGAAAAGGATCTATCACATCTGTACAGGCTATCTATGTACCTGCTGATGATTTGACAGATCCTGCTCCTGCAACCACTTTTGCTCACTTGGACGCTACAACTGTATTGTCTCGAGCTATTGCCGAATTGG GTATCTATCCCGCTGTCGATCCACTCGATTCCACTTCTCGTATCATGGACCCTAACATTATCGGCGCTGAACATTATAGTGTTGCTCGTGGTGTGCAAAAAATCTTACAAGATTATAAATCACTTCAAGATATTATTGCCATCTTAGGTATGGATGAATTATCGGAAGAAGATAAACTGACTGTAGCGCGTGCTCGTAAGATCCAAAGGTTCTTGTCTCAACCATTCCAG GTTGCTGAAGTGTTCACTGGTCATCCCGGCAAATTAGTACCGCTAGAAGAAACTATTAAAGGATTCAAGAAAATCCTTGGTGGAGAGTATGATCATTTACCAGAAGTCGCATTCTACATGGTCGGACCGATTGAAGAAGTAGTAGCAAAAGCAGAATCGTtggcaaaataa
- the LOC126923359 gene encoding vacuolar protein sorting-associated protein 41 homolog isoform X2, which yields MSMGRLVKSIAIDPNYYKSCSGRRFITGDDKLVLYEKTFLSRMKLTVLCDAEGGVRSIAWIGHFVAWASDTGVRIYDLNAKCSLGLIKWTRSTDALPEHYRCNLRWSDDRTLLIGWVDIVRICQIRKRSIQEMVNRDLPEFVVDPVSTFQVDFYISGIAPLENQLVLLGCLKELDEDGKSQRPTLHVVEPKYHDFTLVCANSLTLRGYKEYSCNDYHLDCLKEENRFFIVSPKDIVVASLYDADDRIEWLLSHGKFEQALEAVTLDNGKDCKKYTFVYVGRIYLDHLLACGKYDEAGKLCSKILGKDKKLWEEEVYKFARVHQLRSISSYLPRGDVTLDPLIYEMVLYEYLKMDPDGFLQLVKEWSPKLYKVAAVVNGVLEHLIVDNQRQNVLLEALAILYIHDEKYDKALAMYLKLRHKDVFQLIKKYHLYNTVYDMIEGLMDLDAERAIQFFLEKDAVPSDIVVQKLQHNHRYLYLYLDELNKKDTEDKYHGLLVQLYANYSRDKLLPLLRRSNNYPIQQALDICSQRKFYPEMVYLLGRIGNTSEALALMTRELNDMQSAIAFCQEHDDEELWNDLIIYSLDKPKAITFLLQKIGTYVDPRLMVQRIEPSLEIPGLKKALVKMMCDYNLQVSVQEGCRKMLSNDYFNLHERLVKCYQKGIFIDDDQMCGACHRKIIVREPRNLVVFYCKHSFHEDCLPNFEVVENCVICNSQKDISPSRK from the exons ATGAGCATGGGTAGATTAGTTAAAAGTATAGCTATAGAtccaaattattataaaagttgTAGCGGAAGAAGATTTATTACAG GGGATGATAAATTGGTTTTGTATGAAAAAACATTTTTATCCAGAATGAAACTAACTGTATTGTGCGATGCGGAAGGAGGAGTAAGATCAATTGCATGGATTGGACATTTTGTGGCTTGGGCATCTGATACTGGTGTCAGAATCTATGATTTAAATGCCAAATGTTCATTAGGTCTCATTAAGTGGACTAGATCTACTGA TGCATTACCAGAACACTACAGATGTAATCTTCGATGGTCAGATGATAGAACATTATTAATTGGTTGGGTTGACATAGTACGAATTTGTCAAATTAGAAAGAGGTCGATACAGGAAATGGTTAACAGAGACCTACCGGAATTTGTGGTAGATCCAG TTTCAACTTTCCAAGTGGACTTTTACATTTCCGGTATTGCACCTTTAGAAAATCAGTTAGTATTACTAGGTTGCTTGAAAGAATTGGATGAAGATGGAAAGAGTCAGAGGCCCACATTACATGTTGTTGAACCAAAGTATCATGATTTTACTCTTGTGTGTGCAAATTCACTTACACTTCGTGGTTATAAAGAATACAGTTGTAATGATTATCATTTAGACTGTTTGAAAGAGGAAAACAG GTTTTTTATTGTCAGTCCAAAAGATATTGTTGTAGCCAGTTTATATGATGCGGATGACAGAATTGAGTGGCTATTGAGTCATGGAAAATTCGAACAAGCATTAGAGGCAGTAACATTAGATAATGGCAAAGATTGTAAGAAGTACACTTTTGTTTATGTTGGCCGTATATACTTAGATCATTTGTTAGCTTGTGGAAAATATGATGAAGCAGGAAAACTCTGCTCTAAAATTTTAGGAAAGGATAAAAAATTATGGGAGGAAGAA GTATATAAATTTGCAAGAGTTCACCAACTGAGGTCTATTTCTTCTTATCTCCCAAGAGGCGATGTCACGTTAGATCCATTGATTTACGAAATGGTCCTttatgaatatttgaaaatggATCCTGATGGATTTCTTCAACTAGTCAAAGAATGGTCTCCTAAATTATATAAAGTTGCAGCTGTTGTAAATGGTGTTTTGGAACATCTTATCGTTGATAATCAACGACAAAATGTACTGTTAGAAGCTTTAGCTATTCTATatattcatgatgaaaaatatgataaagcGTTAGCCATGTATTTAAAATTGAGACATAAGGATGTATTTCAGCTTATTAAAAAATACCATCTGTATAATACCGTTTACGACATGATAGAAGGTTTAATGGATCTAGATGCAGAACGTgctatacaattttttttagaaaaggaTGCAGTACCATCtgatatcgttgtacaaaaatTGCAGCATAATCATCGATATTTATACTTG TATTTAgatgaattaaataaaaaagatacaGAAGATAAATATCATGGATTGTTAGTCCAGCTTTATGCTAATTATTCAAGAGATAAATTGTTACCTCTCCTACGCCGTTCTAATAATTATCCAATACAACAAGCACTAGATATCTGTAGTCAGCGAAAATTTTATCCAGAAATGGTATATCTACTTGGTAGAATTGGAAACACTTCTGAAGCTTTAGCACTTATGACTCGAGAATTAAACGATATGCAGAGTGCGATCGCATTTTGCCAAGAACACGATGACGAAGAACTGTGGaatgatttgattatttattctCTGGATAAGCCCa AGGCTATTACATTTTTGTTGCAAAAAATAGGCACATATGTCGATCCTAGACTTATGGTACAAAGAATAGAACCATCTTTAGAAATTCCTGGTTTAAAGAAAGCTTTAGTTAAGATGATGTGTGACTACAATCTCCAAGTGTCAGTACAAGAAGGATGTAGAAAAATGTTATCCAATGATTATTTCAATTTACATGAAAGACTAGTTAAATGTTATCAAAAAGGGATATTTATAGATG ATGACCAAATGTGTGGAGCTTGCCATAGGAAAATAATTGTAAGAG AACCAAGGAATCTAGTTGTATTTTATTGTAAACATTCGTTTCATGAAGATTGTCTACCAAATTTCGAGGTAGTG gaaaattgtGTTATATGTAACTCGCAAAAAGATATATCTCCTAGCAGAAAATGA